One Cryptomeria japonica chromosome 9, Sugi_1.0, whole genome shotgun sequence genomic window carries:
- the LOC131074000 gene encoding coniferin beta-glucosidase isoform X1, giving the protein MGIEKIIYGLVLISCSLYATAEDDGEFSRKAFPSNFIFGVGSSAYQYEGGYVEDGKGLSNWDVFAHIPGKIADGKNGDIAVDEYHRYKEDVEIMWKMGVEMYRFSIAWSRIFPKGDGKINPLGVKYYNNLINELLSKGIQPFVTLCHYDIPQALEEQYGSLLNPRFIDDFAQYAEACFRMFGDRVKYWTTFNEPNTFVFKEYDTGDYPPNRCSHPFGSCSAGNSSTEPYIAMHNVLRAHAATVDIYRREYQTRQGGFIGIVISAAWFEPLRNIPKDLEASERIITFHNSWILDPLAFGEYPAIMRKLVGKRLPSITEDLHNQLQGSFDFIGLNYYGSRYATDASEFLNSPNRDFYQDSLTTVTNVKDGIPIGPQQMYPPDMYGVPFGIEKVVDYIKTRYSNPPIFITENGFGDQRNDNLPFLQMLNDTFRVDYIEETLKYLAKAVRKGADVRGYLVWSLLDNFEWIYGYTSKFGMYHVNYTNGLQRYPKFSAHWYGEFLKGKSTLHKEEFLREFMESYAGKAIPTIAEV; this is encoded by the exons ATGGGTATTGAAAAAATTATATATGGTCTGGTGTTGATTTCCTGTTCCTTATATGCCACAGCAGAGGATGATGGAGAATTTAGTAGGAAAGCATTTCCATCAAATTTCATATTCGGAGTCGGTTCGTCTGCCTACCAG TACGAGGGGGGTTATGTTGAAGATGGAAAAGGCCTCAGCAATTGGGATGTGTTTGCTCATATTCCTG GAAAAATTGCAGATGGAAAGAATGGTGACATTGCAGTGGATGAATATCACCGCTATAAA GAAGATGTGGAAATAATGTGGAAAATGGGAGTGGAGATGTACAGGTTCTCCATTGCTTGGTCTCGTATTTTCCCTA AGGGTGATGGAAAGATCAATCCTCTTGGAGTCAAATACTACAATAATCTGATCAATGAGCTTCTCAGCAAAG GGATCCAGCCATTTGTGACACTTTGTCACTACGACATTCCACAGGCCTTGGAAGAACAATATGGGAGTTTGCTAAATCCACGCTTTAT AGATGATTTCGCACAATATGCAGAAGCTTGTTTCAGAATGTTTGGTGACAGAGTAAAATACTGGACCACTTTCAATGAGCCCAATACCTTCGTTTTCAAGGAGTATGATACAGGGGATTATCCTCCAAACAGGTGCTCGCATCCATTTGGGAGTTGCAGTGCAGGCAACTCTTCAACAGAGCCTTACATTGCCATGCACAATGTGCTGCGTGCCCACGCTGCTACTGTGGATATCTACAGAAGAGAATATCAG ACTCGTCAAGGAGGCTTCATTGGAATCGTTATCTCAGCTGCATGGTTTGAACCACTTAGAAACATCCCAAAAGACCTTGAAGCTTCAGAGAGAATTATTACATTTCATAATTCATG GATTTTGGATCCATTAGCATTTGGAGAATATCCAGCCATTATGCGCAAATTGGTGGGCAAAAGACTGCCTTCTATCACAGAGGACTTGCACAACCAACTCCAGGGCTCATTTGATTTCATTGGTCTAAATTACTATGGCTCACGCTATGCCACCGATGCTTCAGAATTTCTAAATTCACCCAATCGTGATTTCTATCAGGATAGTTTGACCACTGTCACCA atgtaaaaGATGGCATCCCTATTGGTCCACAG CAGATGTACCCACCAGATATGTATGGTGTGCCTTTCGGAATTGAGAAGGTAGTGGATTATATCAAGACCCGGTATTCCAACCCACCTATATTCATAACAGAAAATG GCTTTGGTGACCAAAGGAATGACAACCTCCCTTTCTTGCAAATGTTAAATGATACATTTCGAGTGGATTACATTGAAGAAACACTCAAGTACTTAGCAAAAGCAGTGAG GAAAGGAGCTGACGTCCGTGGATACCTTGTTTGGTCACTGCTAGATAATTTTGAATGGATTTATGGATACACTTCCAAATTTGGTATGTACCATGTGAATTACACAAATGGGCTGCAAAGATATCCCAAGTTCTCTGCCCATTGGTATGGAGAATTTTTGAAAGGAAAGAGCACTCTGCATAAAGAGGAATTTTTAAGAGAGTTTATGGAAAGTTATGCTGGTAAAGCTATCCCTACCATAGCAGAAGTATAA
- the LOC131074000 gene encoding coniferin beta-glucosidase isoform X2, whose protein sequence is MGIEKIIYGLVLISCSLYATAEDDGEFSRKAFPSNFIFGVGSSAYQYEGGYVEDGKGLSNWDVFAHIPGKIADGKNGDIAVDEYHRYKEDVEIMWKMGVEMYRFSIAWSRIFPKGDGKINPLGVKYYNNLINELLSKGIQPFVTLCHYDIPQALEEQYGSLLNPRFIDDFAQYAEACFRMFGDRVKYWTTFNEPNTFVFKEYDTGDYPPNRCSHPFGSCSAGNSSTEPYIAMHNVLRAHAATVDIYRREYQTRQGGFIGIVISAAWFEPLRNIPKDLEASERIITFHNSWILDPLAFGEYPAIMRKLVGKRLPSITEDLHNQLQGSFDFIGLNYYGSRYATDASEFLNSPNRDFYQDSLTTVTNVKDGIPIGPQMYPPDMYGVPFGIEKVVDYIKTRYSNPPIFITENGFGDQRNDNLPFLQMLNDTFRVDYIEETLKYLAKAVRKGADVRGYLVWSLLDNFEWIYGYTSKFGMYHVNYTNGLQRYPKFSAHWYGEFLKGKSTLHKEEFLREFMESYAGKAIPTIAEV, encoded by the exons ATGGGTATTGAAAAAATTATATATGGTCTGGTGTTGATTTCCTGTTCCTTATATGCCACAGCAGAGGATGATGGAGAATTTAGTAGGAAAGCATTTCCATCAAATTTCATATTCGGAGTCGGTTCGTCTGCCTACCAG TACGAGGGGGGTTATGTTGAAGATGGAAAAGGCCTCAGCAATTGGGATGTGTTTGCTCATATTCCTG GAAAAATTGCAGATGGAAAGAATGGTGACATTGCAGTGGATGAATATCACCGCTATAAA GAAGATGTGGAAATAATGTGGAAAATGGGAGTGGAGATGTACAGGTTCTCCATTGCTTGGTCTCGTATTTTCCCTA AGGGTGATGGAAAGATCAATCCTCTTGGAGTCAAATACTACAATAATCTGATCAATGAGCTTCTCAGCAAAG GGATCCAGCCATTTGTGACACTTTGTCACTACGACATTCCACAGGCCTTGGAAGAACAATATGGGAGTTTGCTAAATCCACGCTTTAT AGATGATTTCGCACAATATGCAGAAGCTTGTTTCAGAATGTTTGGTGACAGAGTAAAATACTGGACCACTTTCAATGAGCCCAATACCTTCGTTTTCAAGGAGTATGATACAGGGGATTATCCTCCAAACAGGTGCTCGCATCCATTTGGGAGTTGCAGTGCAGGCAACTCTTCAACAGAGCCTTACATTGCCATGCACAATGTGCTGCGTGCCCACGCTGCTACTGTGGATATCTACAGAAGAGAATATCAG ACTCGTCAAGGAGGCTTCATTGGAATCGTTATCTCAGCTGCATGGTTTGAACCACTTAGAAACATCCCAAAAGACCTTGAAGCTTCAGAGAGAATTATTACATTTCATAATTCATG GATTTTGGATCCATTAGCATTTGGAGAATATCCAGCCATTATGCGCAAATTGGTGGGCAAAAGACTGCCTTCTATCACAGAGGACTTGCACAACCAACTCCAGGGCTCATTTGATTTCATTGGTCTAAATTACTATGGCTCACGCTATGCCACCGATGCTTCAGAATTTCTAAATTCACCCAATCGTGATTTCTATCAGGATAGTTTGACCACTGTCACCA atgtaaaaGATGGCATCCCTATTGGTCCACAG ATGTACCCACCAGATATGTATGGTGTGCCTTTCGGAATTGAGAAGGTAGTGGATTATATCAAGACCCGGTATTCCAACCCACCTATATTCATAACAGAAAATG GCTTTGGTGACCAAAGGAATGACAACCTCCCTTTCTTGCAAATGTTAAATGATACATTTCGAGTGGATTACATTGAAGAAACACTCAAGTACTTAGCAAAAGCAGTGAG GAAAGGAGCTGACGTCCGTGGATACCTTGTTTGGTCACTGCTAGATAATTTTGAATGGATTTATGGATACACTTCCAAATTTGGTATGTACCATGTGAATTACACAAATGGGCTGCAAAGATATCCCAAGTTCTCTGCCCATTGGTATGGAGAATTTTTGAAAGGAAAGAGCACTCTGCATAAAGAGGAATTTTTAAGAGAGTTTATGGAAAGTTATGCTGGTAAAGCTATCCCTACCATAGCAGAAGTATAA